TAATTTCACCCTTAACCACTATTCAAGATATTTCTATTGTAATCTTAAAGGAAGTCTTATCCCTTACTGGGAGTGAGCATGGTTTTGTGGCCACAATTGATCCTGAAAACCAGGATCTTCTCAATCAAACACTCACCAGAATGATGCACGGGTGTGAAGTATACGCTGATGGGGAAATCCCTGAAGAAATAAGATTCCATGTAGGGGTAGATGGGAAGTATCCGGGCCTTTGGGGGCATTGTTTAAATATAAAAGAAGCATTCTACACCAATAACGCTCAAAAACATCCATCATCCAAGGGGGCACCTTCCGGTCATGTGAAAATTGATAAATTCCTGGCTGTCCCTGTATTTATTGATGATGAGCCGATGGGTGAGATTGCCCTGGCAAACCCGCTGAAAAAAGATTACTCAAAACATGACTTGAAAGCAGTGAAAAGAATTGCCGACTTTTTTGCCTTAGCCATTCAACGTAAAGGATACGAAGAACAGATCAACCGATCCCTTGATGAAAAAGACCTGTTACTTCGAGAAATACACCACCGGGTAAAAAACAATATGCAGATCATATCCAGTATTTTAAATCTACAATCTTTCACTGTAACTGACCCTGAATTGTTGGATATACTGAAACAGAATCAGAACCGTATCAAATCCATGGCCATGATCCATGAAAAACTGTACCAATCCCCCAACTTATTACAGATCGACTTCAGTGATTATCTTAACAGTTTAACTGCAGATTTGGTTTACACCTACCTTATTAAAGATAGGGGTATTGAGATAGATTTTAGACCTGGAGAAAGATATCATGTTAAATATTGAAACATCTATTCCATGTGGCCTGATCTACAGTGAATTACTGTCTAACAGTATAAAACATGCATTTCCCGATATAAAAGGAAGGATAAAAGTTAAATTAAAACGATTAGATGATTATATAATGCTTAACGTGAGTGATAATGGTATTGGTTTACCACAAGAAATTGATTTCATTAAAACAGACACATTAGGGCTTCAACTAATTAATAGCTTGGTTAAACAGATAGATGGGACCATAAAACTTGATAGGGTCAACGGTACATCATTCACAGTCAAGTTTCAAGAACTTAAATATAAAGATAGAATGTAACTTGATAATTGGAAAAGTAATTTTGATAATATTTTTTTTGACTTTTTTTTAAAAGACTAAATACCAGTAGTTTCAAAATACATAAATCAAGGTTGTTATTGAAAATTTATTTAATGAACTATTGGTAACTCCCTTTAAAATAATAATCCAATAATAGTTAAAATCTTTAAATTTTGATTCTATGCCTCATAAAATAGTTATATACCACGCAGAACAGTGCGATCCCAAAAAATGCACCACAAAAAAATTAGCAAGGCAGAAACAGATCCGAATGGTCAACCGCCTTAACCATATCCCTAGAGGGGCTTTGGTGCTGGATCCATTCTCACCCCAATCAGTGTCACCTGAAGACCATGATTTGGTGGTTGAGAAAGGTATTGTCGGCCTTGATTGTTCCTGGAAACGTATTAACAAGTCCTCAGCCATGTTCAGGGGTACTGCAACTCATCGTTCCCTTCCTTTCCTGGTGGCAGCCAATCCCACCAACTATGGTAAACCCTGTATTCTGTCCACTGCTGAAGCTGTGGCAGCAACCTTATATATAGTGGGGCTTAAAGATAATGCTATTCAGATTATGTCCCACTTCAAGTGGGGACCTCATTTTCTGGAGCTCAACCATGAGCTCTTAGAGGCTTATTCTCAGGCTAGTAATAGTCGGGAAGTTGTAAATATTCAAAATGAATTCATAGGAGGCTAAATAATGGCTAGATTTGAAGAAGCAGAGAACAGGATATTCAAGATTAAAATTTGTCTCAAATGTAACGCTCGAAACCCCCCAACCGCTAAAACATGTCGTAAGTGCGGATACAAGGGATTGAGGTTCAAAGCCAAAGAACCAAGAGGATAATTTTTTCCCTCCTATCCTCCTTAAGTCATTAATTCTCGAGGATTGGGAAAATACATAATATTATTTTTTTATAAATTGTTGAAGTAAAAATCGTTTTATAAAGTTTCAAGTGAAGATTATTATAATTTTCATTGTATAATTATCTG
This DNA window, taken from Methanobacterium subterraneum, encodes the following:
- a CDS encoding 50S ribosomal protein L40e, yielding MARFEEAENRIFKIKICLKCNARNPPTAKTCRKCGYKGLRFKAKEPRG
- a CDS encoding sensor histidine kinase: MLNIETSIPCGLIYSELLSNSIKHAFPDIKGRIKVKLKRLDDYIMLNVSDNGIGLPQEIDFIKTDTLGLQLINSLVKQIDGTIKLDRVNGTSFTVKFQELKYKDRM
- a CDS encoding DUF367 family protein → MPHKIVIYHAEQCDPKKCTTKKLARQKQIRMVNRLNHIPRGALVLDPFSPQSVSPEDHDLVVEKGIVGLDCSWKRINKSSAMFRGTATHRSLPFLVAANPTNYGKPCILSTAEAVAATLYIVGLKDNAIQIMSHFKWGPHFLELNHELLEAYSQASNSREVVNIQNEFIGG